The Verrucomicrobiota bacterium genome window below encodes:
- a CDS encoding SDR family NAD(P)-dependent oxidoreductase — MQNVLITGASSGIGLVTAKHLLNLGYKVYGTSRSLERLESIQGLQAIEMDLCSDASIASGWEKIEKAGGVDLVINNAGAGYIGSIEKMSLDEERRLFQILVHGPMLLNRKVVSFFRKQGFGLLINVTSVAGILPIPFMSCYSSAKAAFIAYTSALRIETAGDSFRVVDLRPGDIRTSFNEAMTKGLEDSFYQDKLTKAWQVIDKNLKEAPDPLCVAQKIEQIIQDKGAQEVYYVGDFFQTRIAPFLLRFASSKLVTRAILAYYKLD, encoded by the coding sequence ATGCAAAACGTTCTGATTACTGGGGCAAGTTCGGGGATAGGCTTGGTAACCGCTAAGCACTTGTTAAATCTAGGGTATAAAGTCTACGGTACATCGAGATCCCTAGAGCGATTAGAAAGTATCCAGGGTCTTCAAGCAATTGAGATGGACTTGTGTTCCGATGCTTCCATTGCTAGCGGCTGGGAGAAAATTGAAAAAGCAGGTGGCGTAGATCTGGTTATCAACAACGCAGGCGCGGGTTATATAGGTTCCATCGAGAAGATGTCACTCGATGAGGAACGCCGACTTTTTCAGATTCTCGTTCATGGTCCAATGTTGCTTAACCGCAAGGTCGTTTCTTTTTTTAGGAAACAAGGCTTCGGGCTATTGATTAATGTGACATCTGTAGCTGGAATCTTACCCATTCCTTTTATGTCATGTTACAGTTCAGCCAAAGCAGCTTTCATTGCCTATACTTCGGCGCTTCGTATAGAAACAGCCGGAGATTCTTTCCGAGTGGTAGACCTCAGGCCAGGTGATATTCGCACCTCTTTTAATGAGGCAATGACAAAAGGACTGGAAGATTCCTTCTACCAAGACAAGCTTACGAAGGCGTGGCAAGTCATTGATAAAAATCTTAAAGAGGCTCCAGACCCACTTTGCGTAGCTCAGAAAATAGAGCAAATCATTCAAGATAAAGGAGCTCAAGAAGTTTATTATGTGGGAGATTTCTTTCAAACAAGAATCGCTCCATTTTTACTGCGTTTTGCTTCCAGCAAATTAGTCACTAGAGCGATTCTTGCTTACTACAAGCTAGATTAG
- a CDS encoding laccase domain-containing protein → MTANYQLFPELVSKQIQHLFTLRQKHFASTRENLAHLLRACQFPHDQIVEAEQTHGSQVAVVDQKHRHTTVPIVDGLITQTADLSLVIRAADCGPLYFFDPTKKVIAVAHSGKKGTEQNILKQTVMAMVETYQSEISHILCVLGPCIRPPLYEVDIAKKMAAQAQEIGLHQFYDCMENTGADLNRFYSYRMEKGNTERHFAVLRLRSEPQPNLACSKQESL, encoded by the coding sequence ATGACAGCGAACTACCAGCTTTTCCCAGAACTTGTCTCGAAGCAGATTCAGCATCTTTTCACGCTTCGACAAAAACACTTTGCAAGCACACGCGAAAATCTGGCTCATTTGCTTCGAGCATGCCAATTCCCACATGACCAGATCGTAGAAGCCGAGCAAACGCATGGGAGTCAGGTTGCTGTAGTAGATCAAAAACATCGTCACACAACGGTACCCATAGTAGATGGCTTAATCACGCAAACGGCGGATCTATCCCTGGTCATACGAGCGGCTGATTGCGGCCCGCTTTATTTCTTTGATCCCACAAAAAAAGTAATAGCTGTGGCCCATTCGGGCAAGAAGGGAACGGAGCAAAACATCTTAAAACAAACCGTCATGGCCATGGTTGAAACCTATCAATCTGAAATTAGTCATATATTATGCGTTCTTGGACCTTGCATTCGACCCCCTCTTTATGAAGTGGACATTGCAAAAAAAATGGCTGCGCAAGCTCAAGAAATAGGTTTGCACCAATTTTATGACTGCATGGAAAACACCGGTGCCGATTTAAACCGCTTCTACTCCTACCGCATGGAAAAAGGAAACACAGAGCGTCATTTTGCAGTCTTAAGATTGCGGAGTGAACCCCAACCTAATCTAGCTTGTAGTAAGCAAGAATCGCTCTAG
- a CDS encoding DICT sensory domain-containing protein, which yields MIAVTNCEEKSQKKFRSKIKPYLNSSSRKCVKLRSVRPEGKSKPTTELGDVDDTPLGDVNYLLNADLMLAVSHAIEDMASEVKDGELLSTFQDLGNFEPQRKRYRELSQNLSSVRVVGCGEPPKRCGKTEFVRFCSDDLARYWVVSLASDCSHAALVCQQVNKTDQFKEKLFVGFYTFNPFFVRSIHRHFSLMMVGLGKVIKNWQIEMNLPVLTQKELKKYLKDSQ from the coding sequence ATGATAGCTGTTACCAATTGCGAAGAGAAATCACAAAAAAAGTTTAGAAGTAAAATAAAACCTTACTTAAATTCTTCATCTAGAAAATGTGTAAAACTACGTTCTGTCCGACCGGAAGGGAAAAGTAAGCCGACTACCGAGCTAGGAGATGTGGACGATACGCCACTAGGGGACGTCAACTATTTGCTCAATGCGGATCTTATGCTGGCAGTTAGCCATGCGATTGAGGATATGGCATCTGAAGTCAAGGATGGGGAGCTCCTTAGCACCTTTCAGGACTTAGGTAATTTTGAACCGCAGCGCAAGCGCTACCGCGAGCTATCTCAAAATCTCAGCTCTGTTCGTGTAGTCGGTTGCGGAGAACCTCCTAAGCGCTGCGGAAAGACCGAATTTGTAAGGTTCTGTTCCGATGATTTGGCTCGGTACTGGGTTGTTTCCTTAGCTAGTGACTGTTCGCATGCCGCATTAGTCTGTCAACAAGTCAATAAAACAGATCAATTCAAAGAAAAATTATTTGTTGGGTTCTATACCTTCAACCCTTTCTTTGTGCGATCTATTCATAGGCATTTCTCTTTAATGATGGTGGGTCTTGGTAAAGTCATCAAAAATTGGCAAATCGAGATGAACTTGCCTGTTCTGACGCAAAAAGAACTCAAAAAGTACCTCAAAGATAGCCAGTAA